A genomic window from Rattus norvegicus strain BN/NHsdMcwi chromosome 9, GRCr8, whole genome shotgun sequence includes:
- the Plin4 gene encoding perilipin-4 isoform X2 translates to MSASGDGTRGSPKSKGKTLRSFFGSLPGFSSAWNPVSHTKCSTKDVQTAVDPSGTPVPPSPVATNPQMARDASGLLQLSEQTAGDKNMGSIGATSSQDAFYSGVAGIMDAAKGKVQGSLSATQLALVGTKETVSGGVMGAVDMAKGLVKGGLDTSKSVLMGTKDTVTTGLTGAVNMAKGTVQTGLDTSKSVLMGTKDTVTTGLTGTMNLAKGTVQTGLDTSKSVLMGTKDTVTTGLTGAVNMAKGTVQTGLDTSKSVLMGTKDTVTTGLTGTMNLAKGSVQTGLDTSKSVLMGTKDMVTTGLTGAVNLAKGSVQTGLDTSKSVLMGTKDTVTTGLTGTMNLAKGSVQTGLDTSKSVLMGTKDTVATGLTGAVNMAKGTVQTGLDTSKSVLMGTKDMVTTGLTGAVNLAKGSVQTGLDTSKSVLMGTKDTVTTGLTGAVNMAKGTVQTGLDTSKSVLMGTKDTVTTGLTGTMNLAKGSVQTGLDTSKSVLMGTKDMVTTGLTGAVNLAKGSVQTGLDTSKSVLMGTKDTVTTGLTGTMNLAKGSVQTGLDTSKSVLMGTKDTVATGLTGAVNMAKGTVQTGLDTSKSVLMGTKDMVTTGLTGAVNLAKGSVQTGLDTSKSVLMGTKDTVTTGLTGTMNLAKGSVQTGLDTSKSVLMGTKDTVATGLTGAVNMAKGTVQTGLDTSKSVLMGTKDTVTTGLTGTMNLAKGTVQMGLDTSKSVLMGTKDTVTTGLTGAVNMAKGTVQTGLDTSKSVLMGTKDTVTTGLTGTMNLAKGTVQTGLDTSKSVLMGTKDTVATGLTGAVNMAKGTVQMGLDTSKSVLMGTKDTVTTGLTGAVNLAKGSVQTGLDTSKSVLMGTKDTVATGLTGTMNLAKGTVQMGLDTSKSVLMGTKDTVTTGLTGAVNMAKGTVQMGLDTSKSVLMGTKDTVTTGLTGTMNLAKGTVQMGLDTSKSVLMGTKDTVATGLTGTMNLAKGTVQTGLDTSKSVLMGTKDTVATGLTGAVNMAKGTVQMGLDTSKSVLMGTKDTVATGLTGAVNMAKGTVQTGLDTSKSVLMGTKDTVTTGLTGTMNLAKGTVQTGLDTSKSVLMGTKDTVTTGLTGAVNVVKGVAQGGLDTSKSVLMGPKNTVCAGAPGAINVVKGAAQGGLDTSNSAFPGTKSAMLAGFAGAMDMARGTAQTGLHPSKHILTGTEDMVCAGVTSIMDTAKDSQKNMDTTRDRLSTMLAHSAIRSMEECGHPAATHFATLPDELKGLGDFFQPMTAEEQAQLAASESGSRVLSANRGSYYICLGDLAPSFRQRAFEHALSHIQHNQFQARAALAQLQEAFQMIPTEFGKDRDIVGCKVADSWGKSMMRASVAQDRLCALVHQLHAAYSSLATSLQGLPEVQQQAGQARHSLCKLYGLVTSEAGSELQTEQLAQSSAGVVQAWQGLEVLLDKLQQNPPLDWLVGPFTLMPCGQLQAPEGWVGGVPRDHAMTTDDCTSPKLWIEQDQRVLRK, encoded by the exons ATGTCGGCTTCAGGAGATGGGACTAGAGGTTCCCCCAAATCAAAAGGCAAG ACCCTGAGAAGTTTCTTCGGGTCCCTGCCTGGCTTCAGCTCTGCCTGGAACCCGGTGTCCCACACTAAGTGCTCCACAAAGGATGTACAAACAGCAGTAGACCCCTCAGGGACTCCTGTCCCTCCATCTCCAG TGGCTACCAACCCACAGATGGCAAGAGATGCATCAGGGCTGCTCCAGCTTTCTGAACAG ACAGCTGGGGACAAGAACATGGGAAGCATTGGTGCGACCAGCAGCCAAGATGCCTTCTACTCTGGGGTGGCTGGGATCATGGATGCTGCAAAAGGAAAAGTTCAGGGTAGCCTGAGTGCCACCCAGTTGGCTCTTGTGGGCACTAAGGAGACAGTGTCTGGAGGTGTCATGGGAGCAGTGGACATGGCCAAAGGTCTTGTCAAGGGAGGCCTGGACACCAGCAAGAGTGTACTCATGGGCACCAAGGACACGGTGACCACAGGGCTCACTGGGGCCGTGAACATGGCTAAAGGAACTGTGCAGACAGGCCTGGACACCAGCAAGAGTGTACTCATGGGCACCAAGGACACGGTGACCACAGGGCTCACAGGGACTATGAATTTGGCTAAAGGAACTGTGCAGACGGGCCTGGACACCAGCAAGTCTGTGCTCATGGGCACCAAGGACACGGTGACCACAGGACTCACAGGGGCCGTGAACATGGCTAAAGGAACTGTGCAGACGGGCCTGGACACCAGCAAGTCTGTGCTCATGGGCACCAAGGACACGGTGACCACAGGACTCACAGGGACTATGAATTTGGCTAAAGGAAGTGTGCAGACGGGCCTGGACACCAGCAAGTCTGTGCTCATGGGCACCAAGGACATGGTGACCACAGGGCTCACAGGGGCCGTGAACTTGGCTAAAGGAAGTGTGCAGACGGGCCTGGACACCAGCAAGTCTGTGCTCATGGGCACCAAGGACACGGTGACCACAGGGCTCACAGGGACTATGAATTTGGCTAAAGGAAGTGTGCAGACGGGCCTGGACACCAGCAAGAGTGTACTCATGGGCACCAAGGACACGGTGGCCACAGGGCTCACAGGGGCCGTGAACATGGCTAAAGGAACTGTGCAGACCGGCCTGGACACCAGCAAGTCTGTGCTCATGGGCACCAAGGACATGGTGACCACAGGGCTCACAGGGGCCGTGAACTTGGCTAAAGGAAGTGTGCAGACGGGCCTGGACACCAGCAAGTCTGTGCTCATGGGCACCAAGGACACGGTGACCACAGGACTCACAGGGGCCGTGAACATGGCTAAAGGAACTGTGCAGACGGGCCTGGACACCAGCAAGTCTGTGCTCATGGGCACCAAGGACACGGTGACCACAGGACTCACAGGGACTATGAATTTGGCTAAAGGAAGTGTGCAGACGGGCCTGGACACCAGCAAGTCTGTGCTCATGGGCACCAAGGACATGGTGACCACAGGGCTCACAGGGGCCGTGAACTTGGCTAAAGGAAGTGTGCAGACGGGCCTGGACACCAGCAAGTCTGTGCTCATGGGCACCAAGGACACGGTGACCACAGGGCTCACAGGGACTATGAATTTGGCTAAAGGAAGTGTGCAGACGGGCCTGGACACCAGCAAGAGTGTACTCATGGGCACCAAGGACACGGTGGCCACAGGGCTCACAGGGGCCGTGAACATGGCTAAAGGAACTGTGCAGACCGGCCTGGACACCAGCAAGTCTGTGCTCATGGGCACCAAGGACATGGTGACCACAGGGCTCACAGGGGCCGTGAACTTGGCTAAAGGAAGTGTGCAGACGGGCCTGGACACCAGCAAGTCTGTGCTCATGGGCACCAAGGACACGGTGACCACAGGGCTCACAGGGACTATGAATTTGGCTAAAGGAAGTGTGCAGACGGGCCTGGACACCAGCAAGTCTGTGCTCATGGGCACCAAGGACACGGTGGCCACAGGGCTCACAGGGGCCGTGAACATGGCTAAAGGAACTGTGCAGACGGGCCTGGACACCAGCAAGTCTGTGCTCATGGGCACCAAGGACACGGTGACCACAGGACTCACAGGGACTATGAATTTGGCTAAAGGAACTGTGCAGATGGGCCTGGACACCAGCAAGTCTGTGCTCATGGGCACCAAGGACACGGTGACCACAGGGCTCACAGGGGCCGTGAACATGGCTAAAGGAACTGTGCAGACGGGCCTGGACACCAGCAAGAGTGTACTCATGGGCACCAAGGACACGGTGACCACAGGGCTCACAGGGACTATGAATTTGGCTAAAGGAACTGTGCAGACGGGCCTGGACACCAGCAAGAGTGTACTCATGGGCACCAAGGACACGGTGGCCACAGGACTCACAGGGGCCGTGAACATGGCTAAAGGAACTGTGCAGATGGGCCTGGACACCAGCAAGTCTGTGCTCATGGGCACCAAGGACACGGTGACCACAGGGCTCACAGGGGCCGTGAATTTGGCTAAAGGAAGTGTGCAGACGGGCCTGGACACCAGCAAGTCTGTGCTCATGGGCACCAAGGACACGGTGGCCACAGGACTCACAGGGACTATGAATTTGGCTAAAGGAACTGTGCAGATGGGCCTGGACACCAGCAAGTCTGTGCTCATGGGCACCAAGGACACGGTGACCACAGGGCTCACAGGGGCCGTGAACATGGCTAAAGGAACTGTGCAGATGGGCCTGGACACCAGCAAGTCTGTGCTCATGGGCACCAAGGACACGGTGACCACAGGACTCACAGGGACTATGAATTTGGCTAAAGGAACTGTGCAGATGGGCCTGGACACCAGCAAGAGTGTACTCATGGGCACCAAGGACACGGTGGCCACAGGGCTCACAGGGACTATGAATTTGGCTAAAGGAACTGTGCAGACGGGCCTGGACACCAGCAAGAGTGTACTCATGGGCACCAAGGACACGGTGGCCACAGGACTCACAGGGGCCGTGAACATGGCTAAAGGAACTGTGCAGATGGGCCTGGACACCAGCAAGTCTGTGCTCATGGGCACCAAGGACACGGTGGCCACAGGGCTCACTGGGGCTGTGAACATGGCTAAAGGAACTGTGCAGACGGGCCTGGACACCAGCAAGAGTGTCCTCATGGGCACCAAGGACACGGTGACCACAGGGCTCACAGGGACTATGAATTTGGCTAAAGGAACTGTGCAGACGGGCCTGGACACCAGCAAGTCTGTGCTCATGGGCACCAAGGACACGGTGACCACAGGGCTCACTGGGGCTGTGAATGTGGTTAAGGGGGTTGCCCAGGGAGGCCTGGACACCAGCAAATCTGTTCTGATGGGCCCAAAGAACACTGTTTGTGCTGGAGCCCCAGGAGCCATTAATGTGGTCAAAGGGGCTGCCCAAGGAGGCCTGGATACTTCAAATTCTGCATTCCCAGGCACAAAGTCTGCAATGTTAGCTGGCTTCGCAGGCGCAATGGACATGGCCAGGGGTACGGCGCAGACAGGCCTGCACCCCAGCAAGCATATACTTACAGGCACGGAGGACATGGTCTGTGCTGGGGTTACCAGCATCATGGACACGGCTAAAGATAGTCAGAAGAACATGGACACCACCAGAGACAGACTGTCCACCATGCTGGCTCATTCAG CTATCAGGTCTATGGAAGAGTGTGGTCAtcctgctgccacacactttgcTACACTTCCTGATGAGTTGAAAGGCCTGGGTGATTTCTTCCAGCCCATGACAGCTGAGGAACAAG CTCAGCTGGCAGCCTCAGAGTCAGGGTCCCGAGTACTCTCTGCCAACCGGGGAAGCTACTACATCTGCCTGGGTGATCTGGCCCCGAGCTTCCGCCAGCGGGCTTTTGAACATGCCCTGAGCCACATACAGCACAACCAATTCCAAGCCAGGGCCGCACTGGCCCAGCTCCAGGAGGCCTTCCAGATG ATACCCACGGAATTTGGAAAAGACAGAGACATTGTGGGATGCAAGGTGGCAGATTCCTGGGGAAAGAGCATG ATGCGGGCTTCCGTGGCTCAGGACAGGTTGTGCGCCCTTGTCCATCAGCTCCACGCAGCTTACAGCAGCCTGGCAACCAGCCTGCAGGGCCTGCCAGAGGTGCAGCAACAGGCAGGGCAGGCACGGCACAGCCTCTGCAAGTTGTATGGCCTTGTGACTTCGGAGGCAGGCAGTGAGCTGCAGACAGAACAGCTGGCCCAGAGCAGTGCTGGTGTTGTGCAGGCCTGGCAGGGCCTGGAGGTATTGCTAGATAAGCTGCAGCAAAACCCTCCACTTGACTGGCTGGTTGGACCCTTTACCTTGATGCCTTGTGGCCAGCTGCAGGCACCTGagggctgggtgggtggggtgcCTAGGGACCATGCTATGACCACAGATGACTGTACTTCCCCAAAGCTCTGGATTGAGCAGGACCAGAGGGTCCTCAGAAAGTGA
- the Plin4 gene encoding perilipin-4 isoform X3, which yields MSASGDGTRGSPKSKGKTLRSFFGSLPGFSSAWNPVSHTKCSTKDVQTAVDPSGTPVPPSPVATNPQMARDASGLLQLSEQTAGDKNMGSIGATSSQDAFYSGVAGIMDAAKGKVQGSLSATQLALVGTKETVSGGVMGAVDMAKGLVKGGLDTSKSVLMGTKDTVTTGLTGAVNMAKGTVQTGLDTSKSVLMGTKDTVTTGLTGTMNLAKGTVQTGLDTSKSVLMGTKDTVTTGLTGAVNMAKGTVQTGLDTSKSVLMGTKDTVTTGLTGTMNLAKGSVQTGLDTSKSVLMGTKDMVTTGLTGAVNLAKGSVQTGLDTSKSVLMGTKDTVTTGLTGTMNLAKGSVQTGLDTSKSVLMGTKDTVATGLTGAVNMAKGTVQTGLDTSKSVLMGTKDMVTTGLTGAVNLAKGSVQTGLDTSKSVLMGTKDTVTTGLTGAVNMAKGTVQTGLDTSKSVLMGTKDTVTTGLTGTMNLAKGSVQTGLDTSKSVLMGTKDMVTTGLTGAVNLAKGSVQTGLDTSKSVLMGTKDTVTTGLTGTMNLAKGSVQTGLDTSKSVLMGTKDTVATGLTGAVNMAKGTVQTGLDTSKSVLMGTKDMVTTGLTGAVNLAKGSVQTGLDTSKSVLMGTKDTVTTGLTGTMNLAKGSVQTGLDTSKSVLMGTKDTVATGLTGAVNMAKGTVQTGLDTSKSVLMGTKDTVTTGLTGTMNLAKGTVQMGLDTSKSVLMGTKDTVTTGLTGAVNMAKGTVQTGLDTSKSVLMGTKDTVTTGLTGTMNLAKGTVQTGLDTSKSVLMGTKDTVATGLTGAVNMAKGTVQMGLDTSKSVLMGTKDTVTTGLTGAVNLAKGSVQTGLDTSKSVLMGTKDTVATGLTGTMNLAKGTVQMGLDTSKSVLMGTKDTVTTGLTGAVNMAKGTVQMGLDTSKSVLMGTKDTVTTGLTGTMNLAKGTVQMGLDTSKSVLMGTKDTVATGLTGTMNLAKGTVQTGLDTSKSVLMGTKDTVATGLTGAVNMAKGTVQMGLDTSKSVLMGTKDTVATGLTGAVNMAKGTVQTGLDTSKSVLMGTKDTVTTGLTGTMNLAKGTVQTGLDTSKSVLMGTKDTVTTGLTGAVNVVKGVAQGGLDTSKSVLMGPKNTVCAGAPGAINVVKGAAQGGLDTSNSAFPGTKSAMLAGFAGAMDMARGTAQTGLHPSKHILTGTEDMVCAGVTSIMDTAKDSQKNMDTTRDRLSTMLAHSAIRSMEECGHPAATHFATLPDELKGLGDFFQPMTAEEQAQLAASESGSRVLSANRGSYYICLGDLAPSFRQRAFEHALSHIQHNQFQARAALAQLQEAFQMMRASVAQDRLCALVHQLHAAYSSLATSLQGLPEVQQQAGQARHSLCKLYGLVTSEAGSELQTEQLAQSSAGVVQAWQGLEVLLDKLQQNPPLDWLVGPFTLMPCGQLQAPEGWVGGVPRDHAMTTDDCTSPKLWIEQDQRVLRK from the exons ATGTCGGCTTCAGGAGATGGGACTAGAGGTTCCCCCAAATCAAAAGGCAAG ACCCTGAGAAGTTTCTTCGGGTCCCTGCCTGGCTTCAGCTCTGCCTGGAACCCGGTGTCCCACACTAAGTGCTCCACAAAGGATGTACAAACAGCAGTAGACCCCTCAGGGACTCCTGTCCCTCCATCTCCAG TGGCTACCAACCCACAGATGGCAAGAGATGCATCAGGGCTGCTCCAGCTTTCTGAACAG ACAGCTGGGGACAAGAACATGGGAAGCATTGGTGCGACCAGCAGCCAAGATGCCTTCTACTCTGGGGTGGCTGGGATCATGGATGCTGCAAAAGGAAAAGTTCAGGGTAGCCTGAGTGCCACCCAGTTGGCTCTTGTGGGCACTAAGGAGACAGTGTCTGGAGGTGTCATGGGAGCAGTGGACATGGCCAAAGGTCTTGTCAAGGGAGGCCTGGACACCAGCAAGAGTGTACTCATGGGCACCAAGGACACGGTGACCACAGGGCTCACTGGGGCCGTGAACATGGCTAAAGGAACTGTGCAGACAGGCCTGGACACCAGCAAGAGTGTACTCATGGGCACCAAGGACACGGTGACCACAGGGCTCACAGGGACTATGAATTTGGCTAAAGGAACTGTGCAGACGGGCCTGGACACCAGCAAGTCTGTGCTCATGGGCACCAAGGACACGGTGACCACAGGACTCACAGGGGCCGTGAACATGGCTAAAGGAACTGTGCAGACGGGCCTGGACACCAGCAAGTCTGTGCTCATGGGCACCAAGGACACGGTGACCACAGGACTCACAGGGACTATGAATTTGGCTAAAGGAAGTGTGCAGACGGGCCTGGACACCAGCAAGTCTGTGCTCATGGGCACCAAGGACATGGTGACCACAGGGCTCACAGGGGCCGTGAACTTGGCTAAAGGAAGTGTGCAGACGGGCCTGGACACCAGCAAGTCTGTGCTCATGGGCACCAAGGACACGGTGACCACAGGGCTCACAGGGACTATGAATTTGGCTAAAGGAAGTGTGCAGACGGGCCTGGACACCAGCAAGAGTGTACTCATGGGCACCAAGGACACGGTGGCCACAGGGCTCACAGGGGCCGTGAACATGGCTAAAGGAACTGTGCAGACCGGCCTGGACACCAGCAAGTCTGTGCTCATGGGCACCAAGGACATGGTGACCACAGGGCTCACAGGGGCCGTGAACTTGGCTAAAGGAAGTGTGCAGACGGGCCTGGACACCAGCAAGTCTGTGCTCATGGGCACCAAGGACACGGTGACCACAGGACTCACAGGGGCCGTGAACATGGCTAAAGGAACTGTGCAGACGGGCCTGGACACCAGCAAGTCTGTGCTCATGGGCACCAAGGACACGGTGACCACAGGACTCACAGGGACTATGAATTTGGCTAAAGGAAGTGTGCAGACGGGCCTGGACACCAGCAAGTCTGTGCTCATGGGCACCAAGGACATGGTGACCACAGGGCTCACAGGGGCCGTGAACTTGGCTAAAGGAAGTGTGCAGACGGGCCTGGACACCAGCAAGTCTGTGCTCATGGGCACCAAGGACACGGTGACCACAGGGCTCACAGGGACTATGAATTTGGCTAAAGGAAGTGTGCAGACGGGCCTGGACACCAGCAAGAGTGTACTCATGGGCACCAAGGACACGGTGGCCACAGGGCTCACAGGGGCCGTGAACATGGCTAAAGGAACTGTGCAGACCGGCCTGGACACCAGCAAGTCTGTGCTCATGGGCACCAAGGACATGGTGACCACAGGGCTCACAGGGGCCGTGAACTTGGCTAAAGGAAGTGTGCAGACGGGCCTGGACACCAGCAAGTCTGTGCTCATGGGCACCAAGGACACGGTGACCACAGGGCTCACAGGGACTATGAATTTGGCTAAAGGAAGTGTGCAGACGGGCCTGGACACCAGCAAGTCTGTGCTCATGGGCACCAAGGACACGGTGGCCACAGGGCTCACAGGGGCCGTGAACATGGCTAAAGGAACTGTGCAGACGGGCCTGGACACCAGCAAGTCTGTGCTCATGGGCACCAAGGACACGGTGACCACAGGACTCACAGGGACTATGAATTTGGCTAAAGGAACTGTGCAGATGGGCCTGGACACCAGCAAGTCTGTGCTCATGGGCACCAAGGACACGGTGACCACAGGGCTCACAGGGGCCGTGAACATGGCTAAAGGAACTGTGCAGACGGGCCTGGACACCAGCAAGAGTGTACTCATGGGCACCAAGGACACGGTGACCACAGGGCTCACAGGGACTATGAATTTGGCTAAAGGAACTGTGCAGACGGGCCTGGACACCAGCAAGAGTGTACTCATGGGCACCAAGGACACGGTGGCCACAGGACTCACAGGGGCCGTGAACATGGCTAAAGGAACTGTGCAGATGGGCCTGGACACCAGCAAGTCTGTGCTCATGGGCACCAAGGACACGGTGACCACAGGGCTCACAGGGGCCGTGAATTTGGCTAAAGGAAGTGTGCAGACGGGCCTGGACACCAGCAAGTCTGTGCTCATGGGCACCAAGGACACGGTGGCCACAGGACTCACAGGGACTATGAATTTGGCTAAAGGAACTGTGCAGATGGGCCTGGACACCAGCAAGTCTGTGCTCATGGGCACCAAGGACACGGTGACCACAGGGCTCACAGGGGCCGTGAACATGGCTAAAGGAACTGTGCAGATGGGCCTGGACACCAGCAAGTCTGTGCTCATGGGCACCAAGGACACGGTGACCACAGGACTCACAGGGACTATGAATTTGGCTAAAGGAACTGTGCAGATGGGCCTGGACACCAGCAAGAGTGTACTCATGGGCACCAAGGACACGGTGGCCACAGGGCTCACAGGGACTATGAATTTGGCTAAAGGAACTGTGCAGACGGGCCTGGACACCAGCAAGAGTGTACTCATGGGCACCAAGGACACGGTGGCCACAGGACTCACAGGGGCCGTGAACATGGCTAAAGGAACTGTGCAGATGGGCCTGGACACCAGCAAGTCTGTGCTCATGGGCACCAAGGACACGGTGGCCACAGGGCTCACTGGGGCTGTGAACATGGCTAAAGGAACTGTGCAGACGGGCCTGGACACCAGCAAGAGTGTCCTCATGGGCACCAAGGACACGGTGACCACAGGGCTCACAGGGACTATGAATTTGGCTAAAGGAACTGTGCAGACGGGCCTGGACACCAGCAAGTCTGTGCTCATGGGCACCAAGGACACGGTGACCACAGGGCTCACTGGGGCTGTGAATGTGGTTAAGGGGGTTGCCCAGGGAGGCCTGGACACCAGCAAATCTGTTCTGATGGGCCCAAAGAACACTGTTTGTGCTGGAGCCCCAGGAGCCATTAATGTGGTCAAAGGGGCTGCCCAAGGAGGCCTGGATACTTCAAATTCTGCATTCCCAGGCACAAAGTCTGCAATGTTAGCTGGCTTCGCAGGCGCAATGGACATGGCCAGGGGTACGGCGCAGACAGGCCTGCACCCCAGCAAGCATATACTTACAGGCACGGAGGACATGGTCTGTGCTGGGGTTACCAGCATCATGGACACGGCTAAAGATAGTCAGAAGAACATGGACACCACCAGAGACAGACTGTCCACCATGCTGGCTCATTCAG CTATCAGGTCTATGGAAGAGTGTGGTCAtcctgctgccacacactttgcTACACTTCCTGATGAGTTGAAAGGCCTGGGTGATTTCTTCCAGCCCATGACAGCTGAGGAACAAG CTCAGCTGGCAGCCTCAGAGTCAGGGTCCCGAGTACTCTCTGCCAACCGGGGAAGCTACTACATCTGCCTGGGTGATCTGGCCCCGAGCTTCCGCCAGCGGGCTTTTGAACATGCCCTGAGCCACATACAGCACAACCAATTCCAAGCCAGGGCCGCACTGGCCCAGCTCCAGGAGGCCTTCCAGATG ATGCGGGCTTCCGTGGCTCAGGACAGGTTGTGCGCCCTTGTCCATCAGCTCCACGCAGCTTACAGCAGCCTGGCAACCAGCCTGCAGGGCCTGCCAGAGGTGCAGCAACAGGCAGGGCAGGCACGGCACAGCCTCTGCAAGTTGTATGGCCTTGTGACTTCGGAGGCAGGCAGTGAGCTGCAGACAGAACAGCTGGCCCAGAGCAGTGCTGGTGTTGTGCAGGCCTGGCAGGGCCTGGAGGTATTGCTAGATAAGCTGCAGCAAAACCCTCCACTTGACTGGCTGGTTGGACCCTTTACCTTGATGCCTTGTGGCCAGCTGCAGGCACCTGagggctgggtgggtggggtgcCTAGGGACCATGCTATGACCACAGATGACTGTACTTCCCCAAAGCTCTGGATTGAGCAGGACCAGAGGGTCCTCAGAAAGTGA